AGGTATCTTTATTTTTCAGGAAAACCAGTTCAAGTTTTCCAACCGCAAGGCCAGGGAAATCGCCCGTCGGCTGGGCATGCCGACGTTACGAAAACCATTGATCGACTATATCTACAAATCCGACCGGGGCAAAGATCCGGGTCTTTTCATGCGTCGATTAAATGGCGAAGACCCCAAACCGCATGCAATTTCCTTTAGGGTCGTCGATCAGGACAACGAGATCCTGTGGGTCGAATTGAACACCGTCAATATCACCTGGAAAGGCAGACCGGGTACCCTCAACCTGGTCAGGGACATCACACAAAGCAAAGATCTCGAACGTCGCTTCCAGGAGGCTCAGCGGATGGAGTCGCTGGGCACCCTCGCCGGAGGAATAGCGCATGACTTCAATAACTTGTTGATGGGCATCCAGGGAAATGTCTCCTTGATGTACATCGACGCCGAGTCTGATCCGTCGTTGATCGAGAAGCTTAAAAACATTGAAAATTGTGTCGACAGCGGTTCGCGACTGACCAAACAGCTGCTCGGTTTCGCCCGGGGGGGCAAGTATGTGGTCAAGCCCATGGATATGAACCAAATCCTGCAAAGTTCGGCGGATATGTTCGGGCGCACCCGCAAGGCGATCAATATCCATGGCAATTATCAGGAGGGACTGTGGACCGTGATGGTCGACGGGAGCCAGATTGAACAGGTGCTGGTCAACCTTTTTCTCAATGCCTGGCAAGCCATGAATGGCAGCGGTGATCTATACTTAAGCACCAGTAATGTGACGCTCAGCGAGACTTTTACCAAGCCGTTCGAGGCGGCGCCCGGGCAATATGTCAAGATCAGTGTGACCGATACCGGTATCGGTATGACAGAAGAGACCCAACGGCGTATTTTCGAGCCCTTTTTCACGACCCAGGAGCCGGGTCGCGGCACGGGACTCGGATTGGCCTCTGTGTTTGGGATCGTTAAAAACCACAACGGTATTATCACAGTGAAAAGCAGCCCGGGTATGGGCAGCACCTTCGAGGTCTATCTGCCGGCGTCGGACCAGCATCCTGAAGTCGATCCGGTTCCGGCCGACTCCATCGAGCTCGGGTCGGAAACGATCCTGCTGGTGGACGACGAAGACTACATCATCGATGTGGCCCGTCTCATGCTTGAAGGCCTTGGATATACGCTTCTGATTGCAAACAACGGTCAATCCGCGATGGAACTCTTCAAGGAGAATAAGTCGCGTATCGACCTCGTAATTCTCGATATGGTGATGCCAGATATGGATGGCGAAGCCGTCTTCAAGCAGATGCGCGCTATCAAACCCGACGTCAAGGTCTTGTTCGCCAGCGGGTATTACGTCATTGAAGAGACGAGCAGCCTGCTGCAGGAAGGGGGTAGTGATTTCCTGCAAAAACCCTTTAACATGAATCAGCTTTCAACCAAGATCCGCAACATTTTGGGCAAGTCCTAATCACCTGAACCATCTTTGAAGTGTTTCAGAACAGTTTTAACTGACGGCCTCGATGGACGGGTGCAGGCATGACACCCGGCTGGTCTGAGGATGGCTGGCCCTGAGTTTGTCCTCTCTGCAATTTAAACTCTTCATGCGTCACACAAACCCGATCGGCGCCGATGAAACGGATATCGTGGATGGTGTCCAGCCGCAAATCCTCTTCCTGGCGAGTGACCACAGGAAAGCCGTAGTGTCGGTTGTTGTGTTTGAGACTACCCCTGGTCTTGGTTTTTTCATCTACAAACATCAAGTGTTGCTCGACTCGGCGGGCGACGATTTGGTTGGCAATTTTGGGTATCGCTGCCACCCGCTGAAGGATGACCGTTTTTAAGGCCGGATCGCATTCGAACCCAATGCAGTTTCGGCCGCTGCACATGGCCGCCAGCATGGTGGTGCCTGTGCCGAGGAAAGGGTCCAGGACCGTGTCGCCTTTCACAGAGAACATGTGGATCAGGCGGTAGGGCAGTTCTATAGGAAAGGCACCACTTCGATCCATGTTCTTTTGGCCGTTGATTTGCTGCGCGACGCCGCGCAGATCAAACCAGACATCAGAGAACCAATGGTTGCGCTCCTCCCAGAAATATGCACTTTCCCGGCGCAACTGTTTTTGTTCTTCCAGGGGGAATTCACGTTTGGCTCCCCACCGAAATATCAATATGAACTCATGTTCCAGGGTGACGTACCCACCGGGCGGCAGCATGCCCGACCCCATGAATTTGTTGGGTGCATTGGTCGGCTTGCGCCACAATATGGCGGGCAGTTGGCTGAATCCGAGGGCGTTGAAAGCCGAAATGATGCGAGCGTGATTGGCAAATAGCCGAAACTGGCTGTCGAAAGTTCGGGTGGCATCACCGATATTGATACATACCAGGCCGCCGGGGCGGATGATGCGCCGGACTTCGCTCCAGATTCTGTCCAATATGCGGTGCATGCTTTCAAAAGCCAAATCCGTTTCGCAAGTGGAAAGGGCCTTTTCAATGGTCGGGTTCGCGGCACAGAACAGTTCGTCCCACATCTGGATCATGGGATAGGGAGGCGAGGTGACCACCAGATCGATGCTCTGGTCTGCCACCGTCTCCATGGCCGAAGCGTTGCCAATGACGATCTGGTGGTTTGTTTTCATAAGGAAAATCCGGTCCACCTTGTGGCATTTCAAGGATAAGTTGTCAATAGATGGGGTTCCCCCGGCCAGGGGTGATGGGACGGC
This Desulfatitalea tepidiphila DNA region includes the following protein-coding sequences:
- a CDS encoding hybrid sensor histidine kinase/response regulator, with the translated sequence MQLQKERGARQAAEERIRKVVADHKRLEIELVRYRDHFESLVANRTAELMATNEKLMVENRERRMAERERRAFEDQFREASLMLEAMLNAIPDIIGVQDSNHRIIRFNKAGYKFFNQVENEVIGKRCYELIDQGAPCENCVTRQILETNQPAQLEKYIDAKGVWMDIRAYPIRDMDGRVFRIVEHWRDITELKHSQASLVESEEKYRLLVENANEGIFIFQENQFKFSNRKAREIARRLGMPTLRKPLIDYIYKSDRGKDPGLFMRRLNGEDPKPHAISFRVVDQDNEILWVELNTVNITWKGRPGTLNLVRDITQSKDLERRFQEAQRMESLGTLAGGIAHDFNNLLMGIQGNVSLMYIDAESDPSLIEKLKNIENCVDSGSRLTKQLLGFARGGKYVVKPMDMNQILQSSADMFGRTRKAINIHGNYQEGLWTVMVDGSQIEQVLVNLFLNAWQAMNGSGDLYLSTSNVTLSETFTKPFEAAPGQYVKISVTDTGIGMTEETQRRIFEPFFTTQEPGRGTGLGLASVFGIVKNHNGIITVKSSPGMGSTFEVYLPASDQHPEVDPVPADSIELGSETILLVDDEDYIIDVARLMLEGLGYTLLIANNGQSAMELFKENKSRIDLVILDMVMPDMDGEAVFKQMRAIKPDVKVLFASGYYVIEETSSLLQEGGSDFLQKPFNMNQLSTKIRNILGKS
- a CDS encoding DNA-methyltransferase → MKTNHQIVIGNASAMETVADQSIDLVVTSPPYPMIQMWDELFCAANPTIEKALSTCETDLAFESMHRILDRIWSEVRRIIRPGGLVCINIGDATRTFDSQFRLFANHARIISAFNALGFSQLPAILWRKPTNAPNKFMGSGMLPPGGYVTLEHEFILIFRWGAKREFPLEEQKQLRRESAYFWEERNHWFSDVWFDLRGVAQQINGQKNMDRSGAFPIELPYRLIHMFSVKGDTVLDPFLGTGTTMLAAMCSGRNCIGFECDPALKTVILQRVAAIPKIANQIVARRVEQHLMFVDEKTKTRGSLKHNNRHYGFPVVTRQEEDLRLDTIHDIRFIGADRVCVTHEEFKLQRGQTQGQPSSDQPGVMPAPVHRGRQLKLF